One region of Azospirillum lipoferum 4B genomic DNA includes:
- a CDS encoding c-type cytochrome, with product MPKYLIGLCAALGFTATMALGSAFGQQEAKVAEPEELVNDEGVPLYAVRDGKVDQGTYNGYRRYASSCHVCHGPDGLGSSFAPALTDSLKRMDYWQFTDVVTNGRTNLGATGDRVMPTFGTDPNVMTNLADIYRYLKARSDEKIGRGRPERFKSAS from the coding sequence ATGCCCAAATACCTGATCGGGCTGTGTGCCGCTCTTGGGTTCACCGCAACAATGGCCCTCGGCAGCGCGTTCGGCCAGCAGGAAGCGAAGGTCGCCGAACCGGAAGAGCTGGTGAACGACGAAGGGGTGCCGCTCTATGCGGTGCGGGACGGAAAGGTGGACCAGGGGACCTACAACGGATATCGGCGCTATGCCTCGTCCTGCCATGTCTGCCACGGGCCGGACGGGCTGGGATCGTCCTTCGCCCCGGCCCTGACCGACTCGCTGAAGCGGATGGATTACTGGCAGTTCACCGACGTGGTGACCAACGGCCGCACCAACTTGGGGGCCACCGGCGACCGGGTGATGCCGACCTTCGGCACCGATCCCAACGTGATGACGAATCTCGCCGACATCTACCGGTATCTCAAGGCCCGTTCCGACGAGAAGATCGGCCGCGGTCGGCCCGAGCGGTTCAAGTCGGCCTCGTGA